Proteins encoded in a region of the Malaciobacter mytili LMG 24559 genome:
- a CDS encoding nucleotide pyrophosphohydrolase, with translation MNMEKIQQQIKEFSKQRDWDKHHNPKNLVMALSVEASELLEIFQWLESNQTLNLSEEKLTHVKEEVADIAIYLIRVCMAYNIDLENAIFEKMKKNELKYPLVDKEGNKINYKKN, from the coding sequence ATGAATATGGAAAAAATCCAACAACAAATTAAAGAGTTTTCAAAACAAAGAGATTGGGATAAACACCACAATCCAAAAAATCTAGTAATGGCTTTAAGTGTAGAAGCTTCTGAACTTTTAGAAATTTTTCAATGGCTAGAAAGTAATCAAACTTTAAATTTAAGTGAAGAAAAATTAACTCATGTAAAAGAAGAAGTTGCTGATATTGCTATTTATCTAATAAGAGTTTGTATGGCTTATAATATTGATTTAGAAAATGCTATATTTGAAAAGATGAAAAAAAATGAATTAAAATATCCCTTAGTTGATAAAGAAGGCAATAAAATAAATTATAAGAAAAACTAA
- the hisIE gene encoding bifunctional phosphoribosyl-AMP cyclohydrolase/phosphoribosyl-ATP diphosphatase HisIE, with the protein MSMVDKIDWEKMNNLIPVITQEAKTNEVLMLAYMNKEALELTLETKIAHYFSRSKQRLWKKGESSGHLQNIKEILLDCDNDTILLKVEQIGVACHTGRKSCFFTNLETTKEVLKVEVDTTAAYGIIETLYHTILERKNDDPSKSYTAKLLKGKQNSMLKKIVEEAGELTFAVKDNNEEEIVYESADLLYHCLVALASKNISPDRVKQELARRFGISGIEEKNSRIEE; encoded by the coding sequence ATGAGTATGGTAGATAAAATTGATTGGGAGAAGATGAATAATCTAATTCCTGTTATTACTCAAGAAGCAAAAACAAATGAAGTATTAATGCTTGCATATATGAATAAAGAAGCACTAGAATTAACACTTGAAACAAAAATAGCTCACTACTTTAGTAGAAGTAAACAAAGACTTTGGAAAAAAGGTGAAAGTTCAGGACATCTTCAAAATATTAAAGAGATTTTATTAGATTGTGATAATGATACAATTTTATTAAAAGTTGAACAAATTGGTGTTGCTTGTCATACTGGAAGAAAATCATGTTTTTTTACTAATTTAGAAACAACAAAAGAGGTTTTAAAAGTTGAAGTTGATACAACTGCTGCTTATGGAATAATAGAGACACTTTATCATACTATACTTGAAAGAAAAAATGATGACCCGTCAAAATCTTATACAGCAAAACTATTAAAAGGTAAACAAAACTCAATGCTTAAAAAAATTGTAGAAGAAGCAGGAGAGCTAACTTTTGCAGTTAAAGATAATAATGAAGAAGAAATTGTATATGAAAGTGCTGATTTATTATATCACTGCTTAGTAGCACTTGCAAGCAAAAATATAAGCCCTGATAGGGTAAAACAAGAGTTAGCTAGAAGATTTGGTATTTCTGGAATAGAAGAGAAAAACTCAAGAATAGAAGAGTAA
- a CDS encoding SPFH domain-containing protein, with protein MPIDNDYFKNRQQNNNSGGGNGGNYQPPFETPEFFKNFGKKAGFIYAIIIAIILLFVFKPFVIIESGQVGIKSTTGKYSDTPLRPGFHLYIPVFQKVIIVDTKVRLINYKTFEDMGAFDQSIRSYPAINILDARGLPVSIELTVQYRLTAEGAPNTIATWGLRWEDKIVDPVVRNIVRNVVGGFNAETLPTKRNEIATMIEDGIRTQIEALETKPVSIESVQLREIVLPQKIKDQIERVQIANQEAERVRYEVQRAKQEAEKKAALAKGEADKNRIEAQGRADAVTIEAKAQAAANKVIADSLTRNLLEMQQIQIQGKFNDALKENKDAKIFLTPGGSTPNIWVDTKDKTRDTAINNK; from the coding sequence TGAAACTCCTGAGTTTTTCAAAAATTTTGGGAAAAAAGCAGGATTTATTTATGCAATTATAATTGCAATTATTTTGCTATTTGTTTTTAAACCATTTGTAATCATTGAATCAGGACAAGTAGGTATTAAATCAACAACAGGTAAATATAGTGATACTCCATTAAGACCGGGATTTCATTTATATATTCCAGTATTCCAAAAAGTTATTATTGTTGATACTAAAGTTAGATTAATCAACTATAAAACTTTTGAAGATATGGGTGCTTTTGACCAAAGTATTAGAAGCTATCCTGCAATTAATATTCTAGATGCAAGGGGATTACCTGTTTCTATTGAATTAACAGTTCAATATAGATTAACAGCAGAGGGTGCACCAAATACTATTGCTACTTGGGGTCTTAGATGGGAAGATAAAATTGTTGACCCAGTTGTAAGAAATATTGTAAGAAATGTTGTTGGTGGATTTAATGCTGAAACACTTCCTACAAAAAGAAATGAAATTGCAACTATGATTGAAGATGGAATTAGAACTCAAATTGAAGCTTTAGAGACAAAACCTGTATCTATTGAATCAGTTCAATTAAGAGAGATTGTATTACCTCAAAAAATTAAAGATCAAATTGAAAGAGTTCAAATAGCAAATCAAGAAGCAGAAAGAGTAAGATACGAAGTTCAAAGAGCTAAACAAGAAGCTGAGAAAAAAGCTGCCTTAGCTAAAGGGGAAGCAGATAAAAACAGAATTGAAGCTCAAGGTAGAGCAGATGCTGTAACTATTGAAGCAAAAGCACAAGCTGCAGCAAATAAAGTAATTGCTGATTCTTTAACTAGAAACCTATTAGAGATGCAACAAATCCAAATTCAAGGGAAATTTAATGATGCACTTAAAGAAAACAAAGATGCTAAAATTTTCTTAACACCTGGTGGTTCTACTCCTAATATCTGGGTTGATACTAAAGATAAAACAAGGGACACAGCAATAAACAATAAATAA